One genomic segment of Primulina tabacum isolate GXHZ01 chromosome 9, ASM2559414v2, whole genome shotgun sequence includes these proteins:
- the LOC142555149 gene encoding zinc transporter 2, with amino-acid sequence MASIKFSRSIFLITFLVIVLLQCHRIKGHGGGDDHDEDTMDSASDSGGGSLHSKGLILVKVWCLIILFVSTFAGGISPYFYRWNESFLLLGTQFAGGVFLGTSLMHFLSDSTETFGDLTSKSYPFSFMLASAGYLLTMLGDCVIVYATSGGEREARVEVESGRAVEEGGKEAAHATDPVFLRTTSLGDSILLILALCFHSVFEGIAVGVADTKADAWRNLWTISLHKIFAAIAMGIALLKMIPKRPLLATIAYSFAFAVSSPVGVGIGIALDATTQGRAADWVYAISMGLACGVFVYVAINHLMAKGFKPQRNCYFDTPFFKFFAVLLGVGVIAVVMIWD; translated from the exons ATGGcttccataaaattttcgagGTCAATTTTCTTGATCACATTCTTAGTCATCGTGTTGCTACAGTGTCACAGAATCAAGGGTCACGGTGGTGGTGATGATCATGACGAAGACACCATGGACTCCGCCTCGGACAGCGGCGGTGGAAGTCTGCACTCGAAAGGGTTGATTCTGGTGAAGGTTTGGTGCCTTATCATCCTCTTTGTGAGCACATTCGCCGGCGGTATTTCTCCCTACTTCTACAGATGGAACGAGAGTTTTCTCCTGCTGGGGACTCAGTTTGCCGGCGGGGTTTTCTTGGGCACGtcgttgatgcatttcttgagTGATTCGACTGAGACATTTGGCGATCTCACGTCGAAGAGTTACCCGTTCTCGTTCATGCTGGCCTCTGCGGGTTATCTGCTGACCATGCTGGGTGACTGTGTGATTGTTTACGCGACAAGTGGTGGAGAAAGGGAGGCTAGGGTGGAGGTGGAGAGCGGCAGAGCCGTGGAGGAAGGCGGCAAAGAGGCGGCACATGCAACGGACCCGGTTTTCTTGAGGACCACTTCTCTGGGGGACTCCATACTTCTTATACTGGCTCTGTGCTTCCACTCTGTTTTTGAGGGTATCGCTGTCGGAGTCGCAG ATACGAAGGCGGATGCATGGAGAAACCTTTGGACAATTTCACTCCACAAGATATTTGCAGCTATTGCTATGGGGATTGCTCTTCTAAAGATGATTCCGAAGAGACCCTTATTAGCAACAATTGCTTACTCGTTCGCTTTTGCTGTTTCAAGTCCGGTTGGGGTTGGGATAGGGATTGCACTCGATGCCACTACACAAGGACGAGCGGCGGACTGGGTTTACGCTATTTCGATGGGACTTGCTTGTGGAGTTTTCGTGTATGTAGCCATTAATCATCTAATGGCAAAGGGATTCAAGCCGCAGAGAAATTGTTACTTCGATACCCCGTTTTTCAAGTTCTTCGCGGTGCTGCTCGGTGTGGGGGTGATAGCCGTGGTGATGATATGGGATTAG